The Antarcticibacterium sp. 1MA-6-2 genome has a window encoding:
- a CDS encoding TIGR00730 family Rossman fold protein, translating to MRKYRFKSLAVFCASSDGLDSVIYKEAYDVGEFLAKAEIEVVYGGSRLGLMVQVAKGVLGQSGKITGVIPDFLKTKEVVHTGLTNLITTEDMHARKMTMHDLSDAFIALPGGFGTLEELFEILTWGQLGLHRKPIGILNSNGYYDDFIELMNKMVSKGLLREENMNLVQVSSNIEELLDKLEAFVPMLRCQNG from the coding sequence TTGAGAAAGTACAGATTTAAAAGCCTAGCAGTGTTTTGCGCCAGCAGTGACGGACTAGACTCTGTTATTTATAAAGAAGCTTATGATGTGGGAGAATTTCTGGCAAAGGCAGAAATTGAAGTAGTCTACGGGGGCAGCAGATTAGGACTTATGGTTCAGGTGGCGAAGGGTGTTCTCGGGCAAAGCGGCAAAATAACCGGAGTAATTCCAGATTTTTTAAAAACAAAGGAAGTCGTTCACACAGGACTTACAAATTTAATTACCACAGAAGACATGCACGCAAGAAAAATGACGATGCATGACTTAAGTGATGCTTTTATTGCTCTTCCGGGAGGTTTTGGTACTCTGGAAGAATTATTTGAAATTCTCACCTGGGGCCAACTAGGGCTGCACAGGAAACCAATTGGTATCCTAAACAGTAATGGCTATTACGATGACTTTATTGAATTGATGAATAAGATGGTAAGTAAGGGGCTGTTAAGAGAGGAAAATATGAACCTGGTACAGGTGTCTTCAAATATTGAAGAACTTCTGGATAAACTGGAAGCATTTGTACCTATGCTTAGGTGCCAAAATGGATGA